Proteins co-encoded in one Candidatus Nitrosacidococcus tergens genomic window:
- a CDS encoding NnrS family protein produces MSSLNSASESQQKKPWVFFAIGFRPFFWFGAVMSCVWMALWLLFLNGVEFNVNLPLPYWHAHEMLFGFVSAIIAGFLLTAVKNWTGRPTASGFSLFFLLIVWIAGRVVMLLGNSVPDIATAIVDTAFIPCLFFFIGRPIIATRNTRNIGILAILGGLIICNILFHLSGMGYLSMGVIPFVLQTVINAVTLLMVIIGGRVIPAFTQNRLSSVKIYQFTWLNHLALTTTTVFLMIDTIPGMEKFAGYLGIAAGSLNFIRLLGWGWYKTFPHPLLWILHLGYLWICAGLIAKGLDSSYLVDDYRNIALHMLATGAMGTLILGMMSRVALGHTGRPMELPQGMLKSYIFITLAGITRVSAPLLPMQISTVALFLAGGLWISAYLIFLYYYTPILWKSRIDGRPG; encoded by the coding sequence ATGTCTTCACTTAATTCTGCTTCTGAATCTCAACAAAAAAAACCATGGGTATTTTTTGCAATTGGGTTTCGTCCATTTTTTTGGTTCGGAGCGGTAATGAGTTGTGTTTGGATGGCTTTATGGCTTTTATTTCTTAATGGTGTTGAATTTAATGTTAACCTTCCCTTACCTTACTGGCATGCCCATGAGATGCTATTTGGCTTTGTATCTGCAATTATTGCTGGATTTCTTTTAACTGCAGTTAAGAATTGGACTGGACGACCTACTGCTAGTGGATTTTCCTTATTTTTCTTACTGATAGTGTGGATAGCTGGGCGAGTTGTTATGCTATTAGGAAATAGTGTACCTGATATTGCAACTGCTATAGTTGATACGGCTTTTATTCCTTGTCTATTCTTTTTTATTGGTAGACCCATTATTGCTACTCGTAATACTAGAAATATAGGAATTTTAGCTATACTAGGTGGGCTCATTATCTGTAATATTTTATTTCATCTAAGCGGGATGGGCTATCTTTCCATGGGAGTTATTCCTTTTGTATTACAAACCGTAATTAATGCAGTTACTCTATTGATGGTAATTATTGGTGGTCGAGTTATCCCTGCGTTTACTCAAAATAGATTATCTAGTGTTAAAATCTATCAATTTACTTGGTTGAATCATCTAGCATTAACTACTACAACAGTATTCTTGATGATAGATACTATACCTGGTATGGAAAAATTTGCGGGCTATCTAGGAATCGCTGCAGGTAGCTTAAACTTTATTCGTTTACTAGGTTGGGGTTGGTATAAGACTTTTCCTCACCCTTTACTCTGGATCTTACACTTAGGCTACTTGTGGATTTGTGCAGGATTAATTGCTAAAGGGCTGGATTCTTCCTATTTAGTTGATGATTACCGAAACATAGCTCTACATATGCTTGCGACAGGTGCTATGGGTACTCTTATTTTAGGAATGATGTCCCGAGTAGCACTTGGTCATACAGGTAGACCTATGGAGCTTCCTCAGGGGATGTTAAAATCCTATATTTTCATTACGCTAGCGGGAATTACTCGAGTAAGTGCTCCTTTATTGCCTATGCAGATATCTACTGTGGCACTATTTTTAGCAGGCGGACTCTGGATTTCTGCTTATCTTATTTTTTTATACTATTACACGCCCATATTATGGAAATCTAGAATAGATGGCCGTCCCGGATAG
- a CDS encoding universal stress protein yields the protein MNTHFSSIVVPVDGSKGSQNAASFAAKLAETAKTPVVLIHVFSINEKPIGVDDTFGLGLVTISYEHQEDIDQIKEERSKKAFARIYETLGGKPSNFEEKTLIGDPAEEILLYLEENPDSMVIMGRRGLSKIRSLLLGSVSEKIMRYFPGAITVVP from the coding sequence ATGAATACACATTTTAGCTCTATCGTTGTTCCAGTAGATGGATCGAAAGGGTCTCAAAATGCAGCTAGTTTTGCAGCTAAACTAGCTGAAACTGCAAAAACGCCTGTAGTACTTATCCATGTTTTCTCTATTAATGAGAAGCCTATAGGAGTAGATGATACTTTTGGGTTAGGTCTAGTGACTATTAGTTATGAACATCAGGAGGATATAGATCAAATTAAGGAAGAAAGATCTAAAAAAGCTTTTGCTAGAATATATGAGACTCTTGGCGGTAAGCCAAGTAATTTTGAAGAGAAAACACTTATTGGCGATCCTGCTGAAGAAATTTTACTTTACTTAGAAGAAAATCCAGATTCAATGGTTATTATGGGACGAAGAGGGCTTTCTAAAATTCGCTCTTTATTACTTGGTAGTGTGAGCGAGAAAATTATGCGCTATTTTCCAGGAGCCATTACTGTTGTGCCTTAA
- a CDS encoding DUF2780 domain-containing protein, protein MYSYSIKHKILFVLILFFSINSFEDSLAGEASGLVNALTNQLNISPQQAQGGSGAIFRAAQGNMKPQDFQNLSQAVPGIDSMIAAAPIAKLGSGTEGKLTALMGKSNSLENMALLSESFKQLNLSPEMIKQFMPIVTDYVKTNGGQTAMNLLKSALPIP, encoded by the coding sequence ATGTACTCTTATTCTATTAAGCACAAAATATTATTTGTACTTATTTTATTTTTTTCTATTAATAGTTTTGAAGATTCTTTAGCTGGAGAGGCATCGGGGCTAGTGAATGCTTTAACCAATCAGTTAAATATCTCCCCACAGCAAGCACAGGGAGGATCAGGGGCTATTTTTCGAGCAGCTCAAGGAAATATGAAACCACAGGACTTTCAAAACTTATCTCAGGCTGTACCTGGAATAGATAGTATGATAGCTGCTGCCCCTATCGCTAAATTAGGATCTGGAACAGAAGGGAAATTAACAGCACTAATGGGTAAAAGTAACTCCTTAGAAAATATGGCATTACTCTCTGAATCATTTAAGCAACTTAATCTTTCTCCAGAAATGATTAAACAATTTATGCCTATAGTTACTGACTATGTGAAAACAAATGGTGGTCAAACGGCAATGAATTTATTAAAATCCGCCTTACCTATACCTTAA
- a CDS encoding DNA polymerase III subunit chi translates to MRQVDFYLLSSNKLREDERFACKLAEKVYNLGQKVYIYTESEDQVRAVDSLLWTFRQSSFVPHSVITDHNGEIPISPVLIGYQDKPNIPIDLLINLSSQIPSFYKDSQRIAEIILQDELKRQEGRKRYRYYRSESYELVAHEIKV, encoded by the coding sequence ATGAGGCAAGTTGATTTTTATCTACTCAGTAGTAATAAACTACGGGAAGATGAGCGGTTTGCCTGTAAACTTGCTGAAAAAGTCTATAATCTAGGTCAAAAGGTTTATATCTATACAGAAAGCGAAGATCAGGTACGAGCTGTAGATAGCCTATTATGGACTTTTCGCCAGTCCAGCTTTGTGCCCCATAGTGTTATTACGGATCATAATGGAGAAATTCCTATATCCCCTGTATTAATTGGGTATCAAGATAAACCAAACATACCAATAGATTTACTAATTAATTTATCCTCACAAATACCAAGTTTCTATAAAGACTCTCAACGGATTGCAGAAATCATCCTTCAAGATGAATTAAAGCGCCAAGAAGGTCGTAAACGCTATCGTTATTATCGATCTGAAAGTTATGAGTTAGTAGCTCATGAAATTAAGGTATAG